A stretch of the Rosa rugosa chromosome 5, drRosRugo1.1, whole genome shotgun sequence genome encodes the following:
- the LOC133711937 gene encoding uncharacterized protein LOC133711937, whose translation MRVCVDYRDLNIATPKDVYPMPVADMLVDAVAGHELLSFMDGTAGYHQIPVAEEDRHKTAFRCPGFAGVFEYVVMPFGLKNAGDTYQRAMNLIFHDILGKILEVYIDDVVVKSKEKGNHIIDLRKVFERMRQHKLKMNPAKCVSGVQAGDFLGFIVHQRGIEVPEDKASAVINASPPQTKKELQRLLGKIQPFSPLLKLQGQNEFVWESQHQEAFDKIKAYLASPPVLKAVKGQAIADFLAHHPMLDIPPVKELEIAITTATRPDLAHIPEYAIWYQATVSLQPWVLFFDGSRTETLAGAGIVLENPAGDRFSYSFQLEFKCTNNQAEYEALIIGLEVLLELGVRDVQIRGDSLLVINQLQEKYKCVSCLLAPYLTRAIELLDQFDDADLEYIPRERNFAANELAQLATGITVKYGVRERILKVERRTLPSWLARQDPPDDPVVAVLEPIDVDWRIPLIAYLKHPDLTTDRKVRFLALNYFLRGDELRRRGEDGMDFRCVYGSEAKRLMREAHTGMEGRK comes from the exons atgagggtctgcgtggattacaggGACCTCAATATTGCTACGCCCaaagatgtttaccccatgccggtagcggatatgttggtagacgccgtAGCAGGACATGAATTACTGTCCTTTATGGATGGCACCGCAGGGTATCACCAAATTCCGGTCGCGGAGGAGGACAGACATAAAACTGCATTCCGATGTCCTGGATTCGCGGGCGTTTTcgagtatgtggttatgccttttgggctgaagaatgctggggACACTTATCagcgagccatgaacctgatcttccacgatatCCTTGGGAAaattttagaggtttacatcgatGACGTTGTGGTTAAATCAAAAGAGAAAGGGAACCACATCATAGATCTCAGGAAAGTCTTCGAGCGAATGCGCCAACATAAGCTGAAGATGAACCCCGCCAAGTGCGTGTCCGGCGTTCAGGCGGGAGATTTCCTGGGCTTCATTGTacatcagaggggaattgaggtccctgaggataaaGCGAGCGCGGTCATCAACGCGTCCCCTCCACAAACTAAGAAGGAGCTACAACGCCTgctgg gtaagatacAGCCCTTTTCTCCAttgctgaagttgcaaggacagaatgaGTTTGTATGGGAATCTCAACATCAggaggctttcgacaaaatcaaggcctatttagCGAGTCCACCAGTGCTG AAAGCAGTGAAGGGACAAGCTATTGCAGATTTTTTGGCGcatcaccctatgttggatatTCCCCCAGTCAAGGAATTAGAGATAGCGATCACCACCGCAACTCGACCAGATTTGGCGCACATCCCAGAATATGCAATATGGTATCAAGCCACTGTCTCACTgcaaccctgggtattattCTTCGATGGATCAAGAACAGAAACATTAGCAGGAGCCGGAATTGTTCTGGAAAAcccagcgggcgatcgtttctcctattctttccaattggagtttAAATGCACTAATAACcaggcagagtatgaggcccttattATTGGCCTGGAAGTCTTACTGGAATTGGGGGTAAGGGACGTTCAGATACGCGGTGACTCTCTGCTCGTGATAAATCAGCTCCAGGAGAAATACAAGTGTGTAAGTTGTTTGCTCGCGCCATATCTCACTCGCGCCATTGAGCTTTTGGATCAGTTTGATGACGCTGATTTGGAATACATACCCCGCGAGCGCAATTTTGCGGCCAATGAACttgctcaattggctacaggtATTACAGTGaaatatggggttcgcgagcgcataCTGAAAGTTGAGCGCCGCACGCTACCTTCATGGCTTGCGCGGCAAGACCCGCCCGACGATCCGGTTGTCGCTGTCCTAGaacctattgacgtcgattggcgaatTCCGTTGATCGCTTACCTCAAGCATCCAGATCTTACGACAGACAGGAAGGTCCGTTTTCTTGCCTTGAACTACTTCCTCAGGGGCGAtgagctgcgacgacgtggaGAAGATGGCATGGACTTCAGATGTGTCTATGGCAGCGAAGCAAAACGGCTAATGCGCGAAGCCCATACAGGA
- the LOC133711938 gene encoding uncharacterized mitochondrial protein AtMg00310-like, producing MYLGLPIHVGHDKTTIFAYLKERLTKKLISWRSKILSAGGKEILLKVVAQALPNYVMNCYLLPKSLCDDLQQLCAQFFWGSTDDKLKIHWRSWERMCIPKERGGLGFKHLYAHNLAMLSKQGWRLLSNPNSLVPQVFKALYYPNSSFLTANLGDRPSYSWRSIMEARPILQSGLFWRIGNGLSVNIWEDEWIPNVAAHSIARPSDTVFEFVSDLIEVSNGSWDQAAVYACFDVEIAMHVLSIPSAGGSGPTRLLGSMIRGDGSR from the coding sequence ATGTACCTAGGCCTACCTATTCACGTGGGACATGATAAAACAACTATATTTGCTTACTTGAAGGAGAGGCTTACTAAGAAGTTGATCAGTTGGAGATCCAAGATTCTTAGTGCAGGGGGGAAGGAAATTCTTCTTAAAGTTGTGGCTCAGGCTCTTCCAAACTATGTTATGAATTGTTATTTACTCCCCAAATCCCTCTGTGATGATCTACAACAACTATGTGCTCAGTTTTTTTGGGGAAGCACTGATGACAAACTCAAGATTCACTGGAGGTCGTGGGAACGCATGTGTATACCAAAGGAACGTGGGGGCTTAGGTTTTAAACACCTTTACGCTCATAATCTTGCCATGTTATCAAAGCAAGGGTGGAGGCTTCTGTCCAACCCTAACTCCCTTGTGCCTCAGGTATTCAAGGCTCTTTACTATCCTAATAGTTCCTTTCTCACAGCTAATTTGGGAGATAGGCCGTCCTATTCTTGGCGTAGTATCATGGAAGCCAGACCAATACTTCAATCTGGCTTATTTTGGCGCATTGGTAATGGCCTTTCAGTTAATATATGGGAAGATGAATGGATCCCTAATGTGGCTGCTCACTCCATAGCTCGACCATCAGACActgtttttgaatttgtttcGGATTTGATTGAGGTTAGTAATGGGTCATGGGACCAAGCAGCagtttatgcatgttttgacgTTGAGATAGCCATGCACGTACTCTCCATTCCCTCGGCAGGAGGTTCGGGTCCGACAAGGTTGCTTGGAAGTATGATAAGAGGGGATGGTTCTCGGTAA